The segment CACCCAACTCTACATATCTGGGCCAACCACGTACTACGCACCAGGTTACTATCTCTCAGGGCCGGCTTCTAAGGCTTTTGCCGCGCCTCTGCACTCTAAACATCGGTGCCTTGAGCCATCCTCTATTCCAAGATCTTTTTGTCCTGCCGGAAGAAATCAGAAGCCGAGCGGGTGGTGGACTGCTTCAATGGGCAGCCCTCGGCATGGTGGACAAGTCGGACACGTTGATGCACCTCAGTCTTGTGGACTTTTTTGAAACTTTCGTCAGCGTTATGCGAGTGTCAAGACGCTCTGCTGAAATGGATGCATTTATACGCAAGCTTATGGCGACCGCGCTTGAGGGCGATAGCGAGCTTGAGGGTGCGCTCAAGACTCTCCCAGACAGGACTATTGAAGACGAGGCGGAGCCTCTACGGGCATACATAACAGGACTACTTAGCTAATACAACGGCCTCATATTCGTCGTATCGGAGCCACAACAGTTGATTAATTAACGGAAATCATTCTCCCTTCCCCGTAAGATCTCCCACTAGGGGGGGTCACGAGGCCACGGGCCTTGGACAAGTCAGCCCTAAAGCCATCATGCACCGCTCCCCTTGTCCATTATGAGTCCTATTTGCTTTTCACTTAAATGGCGAAGCATCATCTTGTAGATCCTGCCAAGTGTCCCTAGACGACACAACGCCCTTAGCCAGGCCCTTGCGAGTTGGAGTGTAGGCACCGCATTACACATGACGTGGCTGGCGAACAAACTCCGAATACTTCTGCTCAGGCACTACTCTCTGTAATTAATTTTCCAACTGGCCACAAACATGTCCAACCCGCTAGTGGTTCTCAATAACGTCAAGCGAGAGAACATTTCAGCCTCAAacgccgccttggccagcgtATATTGCGCACTGGACACAGATGAGTCCCGTGTCAAATCATTGTTGACGAGATCTAGGCATCTTTAGAAAGAACCGGGTGCTATAGTCCATTGTGATGAAACTTCAACGCTATGTTCGCGCAACTGGCAAGCTGAGTTGAAAATTTGTTGCGTCTATTGTGATCTACTGTGGAGGTACGAGCCTCCTGGAGACCTTTGCAAGACAATTATAGGCACCCAAGTATGCATCCACGGATAACTAGCATACAAAATGGAGGTCATATTTTTTCATCTTCCACCACAACGCCGTGCCGCCATCATTCTACAAGCATCCGCTGTATCTTACAGCATCTTCATTGCGGATGCATCCTGTCCTGCAGCAACTTCTTCGGCAGAGTCGCCTATGATACTTTCCCTCCTCTTTTCTCCAGCCTTGGTCAGGCCTTCAATACCCAGTCCGACTTCGCCCACACGTCTCAAAACGATAAGGAGGGCGCCTCGGAGGTCCTGACTGAGTTCCTTAGTCAGGAGTTCAACAGCTAGAGGGTAGAAGTCTGGAATATGAGACTTGAAAGCGTCCTCCGGGAATGTTGCATAACCTTCTAGTACGTCAACGACAACGGGGCGCCATGCCATGATATTCCTGTGCTGTGATTCTTCGGCCAAAGCCGAGTACCCTTGAATGATGTCTTTGCAAAGTGGTACCAAGGCAGCCTCAATATCAGGGCGGCTCTCCAATCTCTCTGGTGCGTTATCGGCGAACATTCTGAATAGAATAGATACGTACGTTGCCGCGGCGCCGCTCTCTTGTTTAAGCAGGTTGGGCGGCTGCTTCATGAAGCCTTCTCTCCACAACTTCATGCGAAGCTCTTTATCTTCATTGAAGCGGCGAGCAAATTGGAATGACCGTTTGAGCAAGGCCATCAAACGCAATAGCTCAGTTGACGGAATATGAGCGTACACTGTGTCATTGCTGAAGAGTTCGTTGACTGTCTCAATCATCAATAGCTGCAGGACACAGCGTGAGATAATGCGGTTAAAAAATCGACGTCTAGCTGCTGTCACAACCACAGGTTGCTGTTGTAGATTTGATGATGGCCTGAATTCCTCTAACGGCTGGCCGGCAATACCGCCTGGAGTTTCCATATCATCGTCTAGGGGCTTCGGCGACGGTTGGCGGGGGATAGGCTCGCCGTCGGAAACGGCGCCAGAGTCATCATTCGTGCCGTTGATCTTCAGAGATTTCTCATCAACCGAAGCCGTCTCTCCAGTAGGGCTTAGGGTCCCGGAGAAGTCAAACCCATTAGAGGGTAAAGCCAGAGAAGCTGTGGTGCCCATGTTTGTCGCTGTAAACAGCTGATATGCCGTCGTGCGCTCAAAAAGCTCGCAAAAGGCGCCGACTATCTTGGCCCAATGCTCTGGAGTGAACTTGGTGACATTTTTCAGAATGAGTTGCTGTAAGCAGTTGCTTCCGATACGAGATATTGTGTCATTTTCTTGGCAAATGCACAATGCTAGCAACTCCAAGAAGCGGTCAAGCATATATTCCAAGGACTCGAAGTAGTGGGTAAAAAGTGTTATCATGTTCCGAAGGGCCTGAATCATTGTTGTTGAAAGCCAAACTGAAAGCTCTTCATGATTAAGCACATTCGTCATCTCTGGCCTTGACCTCAAGACCATGAAGATTGGATAAAGCTGCTGTCGCCACAAGATATCCCAAAACTCAGGTGTGAAGTCACCGCCATACTTGATAAGAGCAGCAAAGAAGTATTCGAGGGCGTTCGACCGCACTTCCAAATCCTCTCCAGTCATGAGCACATCGTGAAACGCAAACAGCACCGGGAACCAGAAGCCTTCCTCAACTGTTGTGTTCGATAGCGTCCTCTTAGGGCCATCCGACGTCTTGTTCGGCGCGTCGGCATTTGTGTTGCCTTGCATAGACTTGTACTTCTGCGACAATGGGCATTCAGGGGTTTTCAGCATCGCAGGAATGATGGATTTGAGTAGCTCCAACGCAGCGAGGCTCTTCTTTTGAAACTTTAAGTTCTTGGAGAACTCGGTGAGACAAACAATTAGGTCAGTAAAGGCGCCTTGCGAAATCACAACGCCAAACTTGGTCTTATAGACCTGATTAACATTTTCATAAGCAAGATTCACAATACTCTCGTGGGGTTCTCTTGCAGCCACTGTGAATACTCCAAACATGGTTCTCCAACCAGATCGGATATTACCTCCCCGCGCTTGGATCATCTGGATAAGGCAGCGTAAAACTAAGTCCTTGACTGTGACATTATGGGAGTTAGCAAGTACGTGCTCAAATGGCTTCAGAAAATCTTTCTGGAACTTGAAGCCTGCCAGTTCCTCAATTTCCATAAATCTCATGGAGAGTTGTCGAAGCGAATCCAAAGCGAAGAAAACAATGTTCATGTTGTTGTGGCATCCAACTTGGTTGAAGTGCTCTCCAAGAACATCCCATATATTACTCCATTCAAATCGAACACGGTTCATGTTGTAATAGCTGATTTCAACGATCTTCTGCAGACTGTAGGTTCTAGGCGATTCGTTGGAACCAGACACTTTGATCTCGTCCCAGCTCACTTCGGTGAGAGCTTTTGCAAATTGCACCATAGCCTCACCAGAGAGGTTGGCGGTATTCGTGAAAATTCTATCAACACTGCGAATAAAGTCATCCGAACGGCTTTCTAGGGCAATTTCATGAGAGAATCCTCTCGGACCCGTCCCGGATCTTTGCCTTGGTCTCTGTCTCGAATGCGCCGACGATCGTGAGTCTGAAGTGTCAGTCCTTGGGGGTGGTATAAATCGAGCTTGAGAAACATCCGGGATGGTACTTTCGTCAACACCGCCAGTTATGAGTTGCAGTCGATCAAGTTGGCTGATGCACATGAGTATGTCTTTCCATGATTCTCTCAACAGATTCCCTTCGGTCTGGCCAAGATCCAAGATGACCTTGAGGGCCTCGATATTTTTTGCCTGCATATCCTGAGGATTGTTCAGATTCGTGGTATTCCTCAGAGCAGAAATGAAGGCTTCTCTCGGTGTCGACAACTCAAAAAGACACGCAATTCGAGTCGCTAGCTTCATGCCTTCCAAGCAAAGCTTATTCACCTCAATATTATGAGATTTTTGGATTTGGCTGGATAGCGCCGAGAAGAACGACATCCACGTTACATCGAACATTGACCCAACATGTTTGAATGATGTTGCTGGGATAAACCTGGGTTCCGCCTTGGCAGTATTCCGGCGCTGGCTCTTGAAGAGATTCTTGAATAATTGCTCTGAACGCAGAGAAATTTCTTCGGACTGTTGCACATACGCCTCGCGTTGCAAGTCCCGGCCAACGTTGGAGAAAGCTTGGCCAATACCAGCCGCGAGGCCGCCTGCGGGATTGGCTGTGACCGTACCGGCTACTGCGGCAGCTTCACGCTCGCTTGTGAGTACGATTTCATTATTTGCGATTTCATCGTAAATGCCCAGGAGATACTCGTCGGGTAGATCTGCATTGTCATTTATGCCACGGTTATTTTTGATGAATTCCTCCTTGCTCATGCGTTTGGCAATTTTGCTGCTGTGCTGATCCGTGTTCAACATTATGACAGAGTAGGCAAGAACATAGGCAGTGTCTGCATTCGCAAAAGCGTTGGGATTCCCCATGACATAGCGTTCGGCAAACTTGAGCATAAATCGGTCGATCTTTTGAGCTTCACCAGGCAGCCGGAACGACTGTAGAAATTGGCGCAGTGCATCGACAAACCGTTTCTTGGTAAAATCCATTGCATCAACGAATGCGTGCATGATGTCAATATTCTCTTGGTCACCTTCTCCCAAGTACTCCCCAATTTGGGCTTTGTCAAGCTTATCCTCCTTTAAGAGGAAATTGGCAATATCTGCAGGGCTGTTACTGTCGATAAATCCATCACGTAATAGAAGTTTGACACCTTTCTTAGGCTTGAAGTTGAACTGCCTGATAGCATTTATCAATGCAGTTTTGCGCGCCTTCTCTTTTTCCAGCTGATCAGGGTCATCGTCCACAACAGGAGTAGAAGGCGGTAGAGGAGTCTCGAGTCGAGACGCGCTATCGCTCAACGTAGGGTCAATGGATGGTCGCAATTCATCAAGGGAGCCTTTGATATCTCCTTCTGGTCGAAGCATATCGCCGCCATCAGATCGTACTGAGGCTGACCAGTTAACCAGGGATCTGAGCGTTTCGACCAAAGCTTCGAGTGATAGCCGCTTCATTGCATATTCCTTCGGGTAGTCTGGTTCATTCTCCTGCGGTGGGATGATTTGGGCAACTGTTAACGGGGGTGGTAGAATGCCTTTCAGCTGCCAGTCGCTGGCGGGTGGTGTCTTGGCCCTCAACTCTTCATATACCTGTTCGTTGATTGTCGTGATTACGAGGGGTGTTGTGGAGAATTTGGAAAGATCCTCGACCATAGCTTGAAAGATGTTGTCCACAGTCTGGTCACAATCATAGTTGAGATACGTTTCGACTAGAGCTCTGGGGTCTGCACACAGCCGATTGAGTATCGTTACAAAGTAGAGCTTTTGTGACACCGGCGCGTTGCGTCGAGATAGGAGGGCAAGGTAGATTTCGTTAAGAAAGACCTCGATTTCTTTCTGTCTACAGCGTCAGAGAATGGCACAAGGGATTCAGGAATGACCAATGATGGCAGAAAACGTTATTTACCTTGAACGAGGACCTCATGTATTTGAGCATTAACCAAAAAATCTCGGAACAAACATCAAAGATGCGGTCTACAGAACTTGCACCATTGCGGGTGATGCTAAGGCAAAGGTAAAACTTGATGGCTTGCAAGAATGATGTTGGCTCGTTGTTTTTAGAATTCTTTATGGTGCAGAGGGGCGACGTGAACACGgtgatgttgttgttgagtAAAGTATGAATGAGGTGAAGAGAGATGAGTTTCGATCGCATTGGCTGTCCGCGCAGATCATACAACTGATCAGGGGGGAGAATTTTGGTTGACAAGTTACAGAAAGACCGAAATACGAGGTAGGCATCTCGTATATATACTTCGTCCTCAGCATCTAGATCATCCATATCTTCCTGGGTCGAACCATCGGGCCCTGATGAACTAGAAGTTAACGAGTCATCTTTGTTGGCAGGCTTCAACCTTGTGACCATTGTTGGCCCATCACCGAGCGTAGAATCATCAAAACTCTTCCGATGTTCGAGATCCTTCAATGTCAGCTTGGCGCCACCGTTGGACTGTTCTGGAGCATTGGAGTCCGATTGAGGTGCAGGCGACTCCTCGCCATTGGGGCCCAGCTGTGTGCTACTTGCCAGATCGTTAGGATCAAATGTGATGTTGCTGGAGCTATGCTTCATGCTGCCTAGGCTCAGTCTAGACTCCTTCATGTGCAGCCTCGTCCTCACACGTTCGAAGACTGTCCCAACCATCTGCGTCAAGGTGCCTTGGGCAACCTGCTGATTTGCAGTGCTTCTTGACAGCAGAAAGACATTGTAGACCTGGCGGACGGCTTTGAGAAGACCTGCACCATGCACGACAATTTTGTCATTGAGAACAGCAGCAAGTAGGGACTTGACAATTTGAAGCTGAATCTCAACAGCCGTAGTTTCGCCCTGGAAACAGTCACAAATTGTGTCGATGGCTCGCTCGATCAGGGGGGGTAGTTGCTCGACGGATTCTTTGTTATCGGTATCCGCGGCGTCTTCTTTGGTAGGTATTGAGAAATATGAATAGGATATCAGCTTGCCGATGCAATCGAGAGCAGCCGTCGTCAACTGCGAGTTGCTCGACTTTGTGGCTAGTTGCAAAGGAGCAAAGACGATTTCGGGGTCTGGAAGCTGGTCTTGCTccttgatggcatcgagAGCCTTGTTTGCAGACTCGGCGAGCTGCTTGTTGCGCTGCGCATCTTTGGAGGTAGCAATGGCATCCAAGGAGGACACCACAAACTTGAGAGAGCTCATCGGGGAGCGCGGGCGGAGCCAGCGGCCATCCGAGAGAAGACGGGAGAATGGTTGCCAATGGAGCTATGAATAGCAATCAGTCGTAGTAGAGTCGAGGGGCGGCTTCAATGCCCAGATGACGTTGAGACTGCCAGATGATGTTTACGATTAGCTGCCCCAAAAGCAGATCCAGGAAACTGTGCAGCAGTTGGATTTTAGCCGATCACACTCGGTGTCGATGTCTGATATGCGACGACTTCGAGGCCCTGACGCGCGCGATGCTCAAATGTGACGGCGTGAGGTAGGAGCCCCGAGGCTAGGCTAGCGGAGTGAATACGGCAGCGTGAGCTTTGAGGCTATAGACGGGTGCCAGGAGGCAGCTCGCGTATATTGAGACAAGAGCAATGCCGCACGAGTATAGAGTGGGAGTACTGTAGATGGCGCGGTCGTACTCGAGCAGAGTGTCCCGAAGTGTGGACTCATGGAGTCAAGTAGCAATACGGAGTGTACCAACGTTAGGTGTTCAGTGGAATTGGGAAAATTGAAAGTGGAGAAGGACCCTCCATGGTCCAGAGTCCgcacatgtcaactggtgccgAAGGTCCTGGGAAgtgccaacatggccgccgcGCCACAGGCCGAGTACCCACTGGAGTACTCAAGTAAGGAGTCAACTGGTAAACCAGCCACATCGCTGGCTGCACAGCCAATTGACTGCTTATGTCAGGAGAACTCCAGCGGAGGTCAGTTGAGTAAAAACACTCTCGCTGCAAAATGCCAAAGAGGCATGTGCACTAGAATTTTCCTCTTTCAGGAAAACAATACAGATAGATCTCTATGCTATCCAGAGCATGAATTATATGTTACCAGTGTCCTAAATCCTTTATTGTCTGGCACGATTCTTCTTCTAGCACGAAGTGTTTCAGGGGCTGCGGCGCCGAGCGGATGTCGGATTTCGGGATCATGACATGCGCGTAGTTACAGACCTGGGTTGGTACTTaggtaagtacttagtagtaTCTAATAACCCAGCTCCAggacgtactccgtacttacctaggtacttaagtaagcaGTCTGTTCTATTATAGagctaggtacctaggtacctagtattTATTTTAGTAGGGAGGCAATATATGAGCTAGCTGTATGTTCTGACCGGCACAAAAAAGGCTGGTTGAAGGAAAAGACAACATCTAGGGCGGGCATAGACGTGTGCGTCCGGTTATCTGTGCTATCCAAGACAGTCCGCTGTGCATCGTCCGTaataaaacaaaacaaaaaaaatacCAGGTTCGTCCAACAATCTGCTCTATTGTGTGGATCATGAGATGGGTACCGACCTAGCTACCCAGGCGTGTATTCGGACCGGCCAGAAAACCGAAcgtctcaagtgctgccgcCTTTATTCGGAGCAGTAACAGGTGCTGGACTACTCGTTTAGTAAATACCACCTAAGTACATACTTAGATGTAGTAGTCATGTAAGGTATTTGATTTCACCCAAGAAATAAGCATAAGATATGACGGCATCTTTATCCTGCCCTCCGATGGCACTGTGCTaggggtactccgtacttaagtaagtactacTTGCTGTCGACATCAGGCAAGACCTGGAGCACCTACATGCTAAGTAGGAAGTAACTAGGTACTTGTAGGTGGGCGGgtaggtacttgagtaggtGCCTCGGTGATTACGCTCGCCTTGGTACCGAGAACGTACCTGCACACTTCGTAAAGTATAGTATCTTTGATATCATGAATCGCTGCCCTGAGCAACTGGTCTGGCCCGTCAAGATTGAATTGACCAGAcaggcgtcaactggtgtcgGCATGACTTGAGCACCAAGCCCTTCACCCAACCCACTGCAGAAGGGGCCAGGGTGCCACCTCTTTGCCTCTCCCCTGTCCGGCTAGCCCAATCAAGCCGCCGTGCACCGGACCTGTCCATCTGCCTGAAATGCCGTGCCATGCCATCCGTTGACTTGTAGCAACCCGCCGTGCGCCGCCCATGGGCCTGCTTGGCTTCCTCCGAAAGCGGCTTAGGCCCCAAAGCTCCAGCAAGCGACGGAGCTCAACGCAAAATTCTGGATGGCCTGCTCCAACCATGAACCCCAAGCATTTCTCCGTCACCTTTCAGAGACGCTCCCCGTCAACAATTCGCGCGCTGCCGCAACTCTCCCACCCTCGGGCCTCTCAAGCCTTTGCCTCTTTTCCAATTCGGCCTCAATCCGCTTCAATCCGACTCTCTTATCTCCCTTCCACCTTCT is part of the Metarhizium brunneum chromosome 4, complete sequence genome and harbors:
- the SEC7 gene encoding Protein transport protein SEC7 — encoded protein: MSSLKFVVSSLDAIATSKDAQRNKQLAESANKALDAIKEQDQLPDPEIVFAPLQLATKSSNSQLTTAALDCIGKLISYSYFSIPTKEDAADTDNKESVEQLPPLIERAIDTICDCFQGETTAVEIQLQIVKSLLAAVLNDKIVVHGAGLLKAVRQVYNVFLLSRSTANQQVAQGTLTQMVGTVFERVRTRLHMKESRLSLGSMKHSSSNITFDPNDLASSTQLGPNGEESPAPQSDSNAPEQSNGGAKLTLKDLEHRKSFDDSTLGDGPTMVTRLKPANKDDSLTSSSSGPDGSTQEDMDDLDAEDEVYIRDAYLVFRSFCNLSTKILPPDQLYDLRGQPMRSKLISLHLIHTLLNNNITVFTSPLCTIKNSKNNEPTSFLQAIKFYLCLSITRNGASSVDRIFDVCSEIFWLMLKYMRSSFKKEIEVFLNEIYLALLSRRNAPVSQKLYFVTILNRLCADPRALVETYLNYDCDQTVDNIFQAMVEDLSKFSTTPLVITTINEQVYEELRAKTPPASDWQLKGILPPPLTVAQIIPPQENEPDYPKEYAMKRLSLEALVETLRSLVNWSASVRSDGGDMLRPEGDIKGSLDELRPSIDPTLSDSASRLETPLPPSTPVVDDDPDQLEKEKARKTALINAIRQFNFKPKKGVKLLLRDGFIDSNSPADIANFLLKEDKLDKAQIGEYLGEGDQENIDIMHAFVDAMDFTKKRFVDALRQFLQSFRLPGEAQKIDRFMLKFAERYVMGNPNAFANADTAYVLAYSVIMLNTDQHSSKIAKRMSKEEFIKNNRGINDNADLPDEYLLGIYDEIANNEIVLTSEREAAAVAGTVTANPAGGLAAGIGQAFSNVGRDLQREAYVQQSEEISLRSEQLFKNLFKSQRRNTAKAEPRFIPATSFKHVGSMFDVTWMSFFSALSSQIQKSHNIEVNKLCLEGMKLATRIACLFELSTPREAFISALRNTTNLNNPQDMQAKNIEALKVILDLGQTEGNLLRESWKDILMCISQLDRLQLITGGVDESTIPDVSQARFIPPPRTDTSDSRSSAHSRQRPRQRSGTGPRGFSHEIALESRSDDFIRSVDRIFTNTANLSGEAMVQFAKALTEVSWDEIKVSGSNESPRTYSLQKIVEISYYNMNRVRFEWSNIWDVLGEHFNQVGCHNNMNIVFFALDSLRQLSMRFMEIEELAGFKFQKDFLKPFEHVLANSHNVTVKDLVLRCLIQMIQARGGNIRSGWRTMFGVFTVAAREPHESIVNLAYENVNQVYKTKFGVVISQGAFTDLIVCLTEFSKNLKFQKKSLAALELLKSIIPAMLKTPECPLSQKYKSMQGNTNADAPNKTSDGPKRTLSNTTVEEGFWFPVLFAFHDVLMTGEDLEVRSNALEYFFAALIKYGGDFTPEFWDILWRQQLYPIFMVLRSRPEMTNVLNHEELSVWLSTTMIQALRNMITLFTHYFESLEYMLDRFLELLALCICQENDTISRIGSNCLQQLILKNVTKFTPEHWAKIVGAFCELFERTTAYQLFTATNMGTTASLALPSNGFDFSGTLSPTGETASVDEKSLKINGTNDDSGAVSDGEPIPRQPSPKPLDDDMETPGGIAGQPLEEFRPSSNLQQQPVVVTAARRRFFNRIISRCVLQLLMIETVNELFSNDTVYAHIPSTELLRLMALLKRSFQFARRFNEDKELRMKLWREGFMKQPPNLLKQESGAAATYVSILFRMFADNAPERLESRPDIEAALVPLCKDIIQGYSALAEESQHRNIMAWRPVVVDVLEGYATFPEDAFKSHIPDFYPLAVELLTKELSQDLRGALLIVLRRVGEVGLGIEGLTKAGEKRRESIIGDSAEEVAAGQDASAMKML